Proteins from a single region of Streptomyces sp. Tu 3180:
- a CDS encoding universal stress protein, translating into MTQQPSQRFERGTDGPKVIVVGVDGSDSSLRAAAYAYGLARRQRALLAAVYVRPVMAAGAVLGAPIADVTDEIAEDLVARIRDADERGRGLSGVRWEFHTFRGDPYNGLVRAADDLKADAVVVGASERAGHRIVGSVAVRLVKAGRWPVTVVP; encoded by the coding sequence GTGACGCAACAGCCCTCCCAGCGCTTCGAACGGGGCACGGACGGTCCCAAGGTGATCGTCGTCGGGGTGGACGGCTCCGACTCCTCGCTGCGCGCGGCGGCGTACGCCTACGGACTGGCCCGGCGCCAGCGCGCGCTGCTCGCGGCGGTGTACGTGCGGCCGGTGATGGCCGCGGGCGCCGTGCTCGGCGCGCCGATCGCCGACGTGACCGACGAGATCGCCGAGGACCTGGTGGCGCGGATCCGGGACGCGGACGAGCGGGGCAGGGGGCTGTCCGGCGTCCGCTGGGAGTTCCACACGTTCCGCGGCGACCCCTACAACGGCCTGGTGAGGGCGGCGGACGACCTCAAGGCGGACGCGGTCGTGGTGGGCGCCTCCGAACGGGCGGGCCACCGGATCGTCGGGTCGGTCGCGGTGCGGCTGGTGAAGGCGGGGCGCTGGCCGGTGACGGTGGTGCCGTAG
- a CDS encoding polysaccharide deacetylase family protein, translating to MQKDQLLTRRRVMIAGAAAGAAGAAGVFAIGAGDRAAPPAGPAAGARAAHHRLKPSAYRLQPLTGYGPPRIVAGRPPVRSEPLLRVSGRGRVMVLTFDDGPDPRYTPDILDTLARYEVRAMFFVCGEMVVHHQDLLARMADEGHVVGNHTWSHPLLTSLSRGRIRSEMERTCDAIEAAYGERPEWFRAPYGAWNRAAFQIGAELGMEPLAWTVDSLDWTEPGTRTIVDRVEGGAAPGVVVLSHDAGGDRSQSVRALRAYLPELLDSGYRITVPRRQRA from the coding sequence ATGCAGAAGGATCAGTTGCTCACGCGGCGCCGGGTGATGATCGCCGGCGCCGCCGCGGGCGCGGCCGGTGCGGCCGGAGTGTTCGCGATCGGCGCCGGGGACCGGGCCGCCCCTCCGGCCGGACCCGCCGCCGGCGCCCGGGCCGCCCACCACCGGCTCAAGCCCTCCGCGTACCGCCTCCAGCCCCTGACCGGGTACGGCCCGCCCCGCATCGTGGCCGGCCGGCCCCCGGTGCGCAGCGAACCCCTGCTGCGGGTGTCCGGGCGCGGCCGCGTCATGGTGCTGACCTTCGACGACGGCCCCGACCCCCGCTACACCCCGGACATCCTGGACACCCTGGCCCGGTACGAGGTGCGGGCGATGTTCTTCGTGTGCGGGGAGATGGTGGTCCACCACCAGGACCTGCTGGCCCGGATGGCCGACGAGGGGCACGTCGTCGGCAACCACACCTGGTCCCACCCCCTGCTCACCAGCCTGAGCCGCGGCCGGATCCGCTCGGAGATGGAACGCACCTGCGACGCCATCGAGGCGGCCTACGGCGAGCGCCCCGAGTGGTTCCGCGCGCCGTACGGGGCCTGGAACCGCGCCGCCTTCCAGATCGGCGCCGAACTGGGCATGGAACCCCTGGCCTGGACGGTCGACAGCCTCGACTGGACCGAGCCCGGCACCCGCACCATCGTCGACCGGGTGGAGGGCGGCGCCGCCCCCGGCGTCGTGGTGCTCTCGCACGACGCCGGGGGCGACCGCTCCCAGAGCGTGCGGGCCCTGCGCGCCTATCTGCCCGAGCTGCTGGACTCCGGTTACCGGATCACCGTGCCCCGCCGGCAGCGTGCCTGA
- a CDS encoding amino acid permease produces MAGLRTGEGVLRRKPIEHIEETEVGEGTRLERTLGLWQLTAIGVGGIIGAGIFTLAGTVANGTAGPAVLISFLVAGVASAAAALSYAEFAGLIPKAGSAYTYGYAVLGELAGWFIGWDLLLEYTAIVAVVAIGISGYFSFLVNSMGADLPNWMLGAPGTGDGHRVDLFAALLCLLIAFLLNLGIKNAARFETVVVVLKVLVVLLVIAVGVFHIDTANYDPFFPYGVGGAFTGAATVFFAVFGYDAMSTAAEESKDAQRHMPKAIIYSLVISMVLYVAACLVLTGMQDYRDIDPESGFSTAFESVGLSGLADVIAVGAIIGILTVMFTFMLGVTRVWFAMSRDGLLPRWFAKTHPTRHVPTRVTWIVGVGSAVIAGFLPIGEAAELTNIGILLAFVVVCTAVIVLRYRQPELPRTFRTPWMPVVPAMGVVFSIWLITFLQWQTWARFAVWLALGLVIYFSYSYRHSKLARR; encoded by the coding sequence ATGGCCGGGCTTCGGACGGGTGAGGGAGTTCTCCGTCGCAAACCCATCGAGCACATCGAGGAGACGGAAGTCGGCGAGGGCACGCGGCTGGAGCGCACCCTGGGCCTGTGGCAGCTGACCGCGATCGGCGTGGGCGGCATCATCGGCGCCGGCATCTTCACGCTCGCGGGAACCGTGGCCAACGGCACGGCCGGACCGGCGGTGCTGATCTCGTTCCTGGTCGCGGGTGTCGCCAGCGCCGCCGCCGCGCTGTCGTACGCGGAGTTCGCGGGCCTGATCCCGAAGGCGGGCTCGGCGTACACCTACGGCTACGCGGTGCTCGGCGAGCTCGCGGGCTGGTTCATCGGCTGGGACCTGCTGCTGGAGTACACCGCGATCGTGGCGGTGGTGGCGATCGGCATCTCCGGCTACTTCAGCTTCCTGGTGAACTCGATGGGCGCCGACCTGCCGAACTGGATGCTCGGCGCGCCGGGCACCGGCGACGGCCACCGCGTCGACCTGTTCGCGGCGCTGCTGTGTCTGCTGATCGCCTTCCTGCTGAACCTCGGCATCAAGAACGCGGCCCGTTTCGAGACGGTGGTCGTGGTGCTGAAGGTCCTGGTGGTGCTGCTGGTGATCGCGGTCGGCGTGTTCCACATCGACACCGCGAACTACGACCCGTTCTTCCCGTACGGGGTGGGCGGTGCGTTCACCGGTGCGGCGACGGTGTTCTTCGCGGTGTTCGGCTACGACGCGATGTCGACGGCGGCCGAGGAGTCCAAGGACGCGCAGCGGCACATGCCGAAGGCGATCATCTACTCGCTGGTGATCTCGATGGTCCTGTACGTGGCGGCCTGCCTGGTGCTGACGGGCATGCAGGACTACCGGGACATCGACCCGGAGAGCGGATTCTCCACCGCGTTCGAGTCGGTGGGGCTGAGCGGGCTCGCGGACGTGATCGCGGTGGGCGCCATCATCGGCATCCTCACGGTGATGTTCACGTTCATGCTGGGCGTGACGCGGGTGTGGTTCGCCATGTCGCGCGACGGGCTGCTGCCCCGCTGGTTCGCCAAGACCCATCCGACGCGGCACGTGCCCACGCGGGTCACCTGGATCGTCGGGGTGGGGTCGGCCGTCATCGCCGGGTTCCTGCCGATCGGCGAGGCGGCCGAGCTCACCAACATCGGGATCCTGCTGGCGTTCGTGGTGGTGTGCACGGCGGTGATCGTGCTGCGCTACCGGCAGCCCGAGCTGCCGCGCACCTTCCGCACGCCGTGGATGCCGGTGGTGCCGGCGATGGGCGTGGTCTTCTCGATCTGGCTGATCACGTTCCTG